CGACACCGAGCCGGCGTCCGTCGAGCAGCAGCGCAACCTCGGCGCCACGGCGCCGAGCCTGTACGACCTGCGCAACCTGTTCCAGGTGAACGTCGAGGAGGGGCGGCACCTGTGGGCGATGGTGTACCTGCTGCACGCCTACTTCGGCCGCGAGGGCCGCGAGGAGGCCGAGGAGCTGCTGCACCGCAACTCCGGCAGCCAGGACAGCCCGCGCATCCTGGGCGCCTTCAACGAGGAGACGCCGGACTGGCTGAGCTTTTTCATGTTCACCTACTTCACCGACCGCGACGGCAAGTACCAGCTGGGCACCCTGAAGGAGTCGGCCTTCGACCCGCTGAGCCGCACCTGCGAGTTCATGCTCAAGGAGGAGGCGCACCACATGATGGTGGGCACCACCGGCATCGACCGCGTCGTCGAGCGCACCGCGCAGGTGATGACCGAGCACGACACCGACGACGTCACCGCACACGGCGCGATCCCGCTGCCGGTGATCCAGAAGTACCTGAACTTCCACTACTCGGTCTCGCTCGACCTGTTCGGCTCGGAGACCTCGACGAACGTCGCGAACTACTTCACCGCCGGGCTCAAGGGCCGCTGGATGGAGGGCCGGCGCAAGGACGACCACCGGCTCACCGACGACGCGATCCTGGTCGATGCGCTCGACGACGGGCAGATCGCGCAGACCGAGGTGGCCGCGCTTGTCGGGCTGAACACCGACCTGCGCCGCGAGTACATCGCCGACTGCCAGAGCGGGGTCACCCGCTGGAACCGGATCCTTGACGGTGCCGGCATGCCGCAGCGGCTGTACCTGCCGCACGTCGCCTTCAACCGGCAGGTGGGCGCGTTCGCCGGCATCGAGACGAGCCCGACCGGCGAGCAGCTGTCGGCCGAGGAATGGCAGCGCCGCAAGGGCGACTGGCTGCCGACCGAGGTGGACAAGACCTACGTGCGCTCGTTGATGCGCCCGGTGCACGAACGCGGCAAGATAGCGGCGTGGATCGCTCCACCGCGGCAGGGCATCAACGGGCAGCCGTTCGACTTCGACTACGTCCACCTGGCCTAGGAGGCGGGGCCGGATGAGCGAGGTGTTCAACGCGTGCGAGTACCTGCTGGACCGGCAGCTCGCCACGGGCGCGGGCGAGCGCATCGCACTGACCGGCCCGGCCGGCGAGCTGACCTACACCCAGCTGCACGAGGCGGTGCTGCGCGCCGCCGGCGCGTTGCGCGGGCTGGGCTTGCAGCCCGAGCAACGAGTGCTCATGTTCATGGCCGACGAGCCGCAGTTCGTCATCGTCTACCTGGCCGCGATGCGCATCGGCGCGGTGCCCGTCCCGGTCTCGACCATGTCGCACGCCGACGGGCTGGCCGACCTGCTGCGCGACTCGCGCGCCAGGCTGCTCACGGTGAGCGGCCCGTTCGCGGACACCGCGGCCGCTGCCCTCGCCGACGTACCGGACCTGACCGCGGTCCTCGGCCCCAAGCCGCAGATCGACCCCGCTGCGCCCCTGCCGTGGCACGACCTGGACGCGCTGATCGCCGCGAGCGAGCCGGACCCGGCCGGGTACCCGACCACCGAGGACTCCCCGGCGTTCTGGCTCTACACCTCGGGCACCACCGGCTTACCCAAGGGCGCGATGCACCGGCACGGGTCGATCAAGGTGGTGTGCGAGACGTACGGCGCGCAGGTGCTGGGCATCCGTCCGGACGACCGGTGCCTGTCCGCGGCCAAGGCGTTCTTCGCCTACGGGCTCGGCAACTCGGTGCTGTTCCCGCTGGCCGTCGGCGCGGCGAGCGTGCTCGAGCCGGCGCCGTCCCGTCCCGAGCTGGTAGCACAACGGGTCAGCGAGTACGGCGTCACGCTGTTCTTCGGTGGCCCGACGTTCTTCGCGAACATGCTGCGCGCCGAGCTGCCGCGCGCAGCGATGGCAGGCGTACGCCTCGCCGCGTCGGCCGGCGAGCCGTTGCCCGCGGCGCTCTACGAGCGCTGGACGGCGCGCTTCGGCGTCGACATCATCGACGGCATCGGGATGACCGAGATGCTGCACATCTTCCTGTCCAACCGCGCCGGCGAGGTGCGCCCCGGCACCACCGGGCAGGCGGTGCCGGGCTACGAGTTGAAGATCGTCGACGACGCCGGTGCCGAGGTTCCGGTCGGGACGCCGGGCACGCTGCTGGTGCGTGGCCGCTCGACGGCGACCGGGTACTGGTCGCGCTACGACGCGTCGCGGCAGGTGTTCCAGGGTGACTGGCTGCGCACCGGCGACACCTACGTCCAGGACGCCGACGGCTTCTACGCCTGCCTCGGCCGCACCGGCGACATGCTCAAGGCGAGCGGCATCTGGGTCTCGCCGGGAGAGGTGGAGAACCGGCTGCTCGCGCACGAGTCGGTGGCGCAGGCGGTCGTGGTCGCCGCGGTCGACGGCGACGGCCTGGAGAAGCCGGTCGCGTACGTGATCCTGCAGCCGGGCCGCTCCGCCACCGAGGAGGAGCTGATCGAGTTCTGCCGCGACGGGCTGCCGTCGTTCAAGCGGCCACGCAAGATCGTGTTCGTCGGCGCGTACCCGACCACCGCGACCGGCAAGGTGCGTCGCGTCGAGCTGCGCCAGCTGGCCGCGACGGTGCTGATCGATGCTTGACGGGCGGGCGCTGGTCGACGTGCACCTGCACCCGGCGCGGCTTCCGGGCCTGAAGCTGCCGTGGGACGTGTGGGTGCAGGACTTCGACAGCCCGCAGCTGCACGCCCTCTACGACGACGAGGGCGCCGTGCGTCCGGCCGCGTTCGACGAGCTGCTCGCCGCCGAGGGTGTCGACGTCGCCGTCGTGCTCGCCGAGTACAGCCCCAAGGTCACCGGCTGGCAGCGGGTCGAGGAGATGCTGCCGCTCGTGGCGCACAACCCGGACCGGGTCAGGTTCGCCGCCAACGTCAATCCGCACCTGCACTTCCCGGTCGCCGACGAGCTGCAGCGCCAACTCGACCTCGGCGCGGTCGCGCTGAAGGTGCACCCCGTCCACGGCGGGTTCGCCGCGAACGACCGCGCGCTGTACCCGGCCTACGAGCTGTGCCAGGCCGCCGGCCTGCCGGTGGTGGTGCACTGCGGCACGTCGACCTTCCCGGGCGCGCTGAACCAGTTCGCCGACCCGGTCCTGCTCGATGACGTGCTGCGCGACTTCCGCTCGCTGCAACTCGTGCTCGCGCACGGCGGCCGCGGCTGGTGGTACGACGCCGCGGCGTTCCTGGCGCTGACCAACCCGAACGTCTGGATCGAACTGTCCGGGCTTCCGCCGTCGCGGCTGCAGACCTACTACGCGCGGCACAACTGGGCGCGGCTCACCCGGCGGATGATCTTCGGCACCGACTGGCCGGGCATCCCCGGGATCGCGAAGAACGCGCGTGCCGTCGCCGCGCAGTGCCCGGACGACGAGACGGCCGAGCTGGTGCTGGCCGGCAACGCGGCCCGCGTGTACAACCTCAAGCTGCCCGGCTCACCGGGCTAGCTGCGCGACCGCGGCGCGGAACAGCCACGGCGCGCGCGTCGCCAGCGGGACGATCGCCCGGCGCGACGGTGCCGGTACCGTCGCGCGCACCAGGGCCACGGTGAGCAGCCGGTAGCGGCGGGTGATCCGCCGGTGCTCTGCGACGTACTGCTCCGGCGCGTCACGCGCGATCGCCTCGACGGCCGCCTCGGCGCAGCGGAAGCCCAACGAGAGCCCCTCACCGGTAAGCGCGTCGACGTACCCCGCGGCGTCGCCGATCAGCAGCACCCGGCCGGCGACCGGTCGCGACACGCGCTGGTGCAGTGGCCCGGCCGCGAGCACCGGGCCGGCGACCGCACCGGCGAGCCGCTCGCGCAGCGCGGGGAACGCGGCCAGCCGCTCGGCGAACGGTTCCCGGCCACTGCCGAGGAACGCCACGCCGACACAGTCCGGGGCCACAGGAGTCACGTAGGCCTCGCCGTGCTCGCCCCAGTAGACCTCGACGTACTCACTCCACGGGGCGATCGCATGGTGCGCGCGGATGCCCCACCGCCGGCGGCCACGGGCGGCCCGCTCCAGCCCCAGGGCACGCCGGACGGGCGAGTGCAGCCCGTCCGCCGCGATCAGGTA
This genomic stretch from Jatrophihabitans cynanchi harbors:
- the boxB gene encoding benzoyl-CoA 2,3-epoxidase subunit BoxB, which codes for MTTTADYSVKIPNNVDLHEDRRLQRALESWQPNFLSWWESMGPTLPTEDVYLRTAVNVGREGWAHFGHVPMKDYRWGIFLAERDRERQIGFGQHQGEPAWQKVPGEYRAELQRLIVVQGDTEPASVEQQRNLGATAPSLYDLRNLFQVNVEEGRHLWAMVYLLHAYFGREGREEAEELLHRNSGSQDSPRILGAFNEETPDWLSFFMFTYFTDRDGKYQLGTLKESAFDPLSRTCEFMLKEEAHHMMVGTTGIDRVVERTAQVMTEHDTDDVTAHGAIPLPVIQKYLNFHYSVSLDLFGSETSTNVANYFTAGLKGRWMEGRRKDDHRLTDDAILVDALDDGQIAQTEVAALVGLNTDLRREYIADCQSGVTRWNRILDGAGMPQRLYLPHVAFNRQVGAFAGIETSPTGEQLSAEEWQRRKGDWLPTEVDKTYVRSLMRPVHERGKIAAWIAPPRQGINGQPFDFDYVHLA
- a CDS encoding benzoate-CoA ligase family protein, with the protein product MSEVFNACEYLLDRQLATGAGERIALTGPAGELTYTQLHEAVLRAAGALRGLGLQPEQRVLMFMADEPQFVIVYLAAMRIGAVPVPVSTMSHADGLADLLRDSRARLLTVSGPFADTAAAALADVPDLTAVLGPKPQIDPAAPLPWHDLDALIAASEPDPAGYPTTEDSPAFWLYTSGTTGLPKGAMHRHGSIKVVCETYGAQVLGIRPDDRCLSAAKAFFAYGLGNSVLFPLAVGAASVLEPAPSRPELVAQRVSEYGVTLFFGGPTFFANMLRAELPRAAMAGVRLAASAGEPLPAALYERWTARFGVDIIDGIGMTEMLHIFLSNRAGEVRPGTTGQAVPGYELKIVDDAGAEVPVGTPGTLLVRGRSTATGYWSRYDASRQVFQGDWLRTGDTYVQDADGFYACLGRTGDMLKASGIWVSPGEVENRLLAHESVAQAVVVAAVDGDGLEKPVAYVILQPGRSATEEELIEFCRDGLPSFKRPRKIVFVGAYPTTATGKVRRVELRQLAATVLIDA
- a CDS encoding amidohydrolase family protein; translation: MLDGRALVDVHLHPARLPGLKLPWDVWVQDFDSPQLHALYDDEGAVRPAAFDELLAAEGVDVAVVLAEYSPKVTGWQRVEEMLPLVAHNPDRVRFAANVNPHLHFPVADELQRQLDLGAVALKVHPVHGGFAANDRALYPAYELCQAAGLPVVVHCGTSTFPGALNQFADPVLLDDVLRDFRSLQLVLAHGGRGWWYDAAAFLALTNPNVWIELSGLPPSRLQTYYARHNWARLTRRMIFGTDWPGIPGIAKNARAVAAQCPDDETAELVLAGNAARVYNLKLPGSPG
- a CDS encoding NAD(P)/FAD-dependent oxidoreductase; translated protein: MKDVLIIGGGPAGLAAALHARRAGLDVTVLEPRGAPIDKACGEGLMPGGVAALHRLGVRPPGMPFRGIRYLDGRDRAGRRACATADFPDGSGLGLRRLALHGALHQAVVDAGAELGAARVHDVQQDGEYVQAAGVRARYLIAADGLHSPVRRALGLERAARGRRRWGIRAHHAIAPWSEYVEVYWGEHGEAYVTPVAPDCVGVAFLGSGREPFAERLAAFPALRERLAGAVAGPVLAAGPLHQRVSRPVAGRVLLIGDAAGYVDALTGEGLSLGFRCAEAAVEAIARDAPEQYVAEHRRITRRYRLLTVALVRATVPAPSRRAIVPLATRAPWLFRAAVAQLAR